A DNA window from Purpureocillium takamizusanense chromosome 9, complete sequence contains the following coding sequences:
- a CDS encoding uncharacterized protein (EggNog:ENOG503PHS1): MIILPRLPAAPPRKRGPDFYNRHDLPATYTGGGLVKQTLVQHQHQPLTQHQPAPTCRSLPPQVPSRIERLPSELQRIIFSYLDYQALIHLSTLNRYFHRTIQPRDMADPVDMTQFVMRAAKDFPQHRPSEKGHDYKPGNFECYICFRVRSPDHFDMLQPQAAFVDTTGRIVRGREPDARIDRQVMLRRFCIDCGVCEGIHAPFDCLTTRTGKDLWVCNCRQVWSKPGCLRCPDCRGDCPLRPRRKLLL; encoded by the coding sequence ATGATTATCCTCCCGAGGCTtcccgcggcgccaccaaGAAAACGAGGCCCCGACTTCTACAACAGACATGACTTGCCGGCAACCTatacgggcggcggccttgtcaAGCAGACGCTcgtccagcaccagcaccagccacTGACACAGCACCAGCCCGCGCCCACATGTCGCTCGCTGCCACCACAGGTGCCCTCGCGCATCGAGCGATTACCCAGCGAGCTCCAGCGAATCATCTTCTCGTATCTCGACTACCAGGCTCTGATACATCTTTCTACCCTGAATCGCTACTTTCACCGCACCATACAGCCTCGAGACATGGCCGATCCTGTCGACATGACCCAGTTCGTGATGCGAGCTGCCAAAGACTTCCCTCAACATCGCCCGAGCGAGAAGGGTCACGACTACAAGCCCGGAAACTTTGAGTGCTACATCTGCTTCCGAGTGCGCTCACCAGATCACTTTGATATGCTGCAGCCCCAGGCTGCCTTTGTCGACACAACAGGCCGCATAGTCCGTGGGCGCGAGCCCGATGCGCGCATCGACAGACAGGTGATGCTTCGTCGATTTTGCATAGATTGCGGTGTCTGCGAGGGTATACATGCCCCTTTCGACTGTTTGACCACGAGAACAGGCAAAGACTTGTGGGTGTGCAACTGCCGACAAGTCTGGTCTAAACCAGGTTGCCTTCGCTGTCCCGATTGTCGAGGGGACTGTCCATTGCGGCCAAGACGCAAGCTCTTGCTGTGA
- a CDS encoding uncharacterized protein (COG:S~TransMembrane:1 (o167-185i)~EggNog:ENOG503PAGJ) produces MITANKRADVTRATGARCTLWFCLKTFNITVFDGRPSQALVAVWNETQFEAATSAHQDEHVFVNMPTLMDLPERSRYSVSAKALGALRSFMNTLISGSFERNPGLDNYSSDWIEAMWRATGDLNSWIDKMTLIMTNEVREHGTIRDPSGMKYEGSASKLASYVHVQWYWMIYPGIFFLISLYYLVGTIVASARDGVVAWKGDSLPMLFSHIDPQILALGPEKMNLPKGLDDLGKIQVALTRNEQGLWTFEPQSTRRTQGTDWEDDFAAFLGLV; encoded by the coding sequence ATGATAACCGCCAACAAAAGGGCCGACGTTACTCGTGCCACGGGCGCCCGTTGCACCCTATGGTTCTGCCTCAAGACATTCAACATCACCGTCTTCGACGGACGTCCGAGCCAAGCCCTCGTGGCAGTCTGGAATGAAACGCAGTTTGAGGCAGCGACAAGCGCCCACCAAGATGAGCACGTCTTCGTCAACATGCCAACACTGATGGACCTGCCGGAGCGGTCAAGATACAGTGTATCGGCCAAGGCCCTTGGGGCTCTACGAAGCTTTATGAACACACTGATAAGCGGTTCTTTCGAACGCAATCCCGGACTCGACAACTACTCATCGGATTGGATCGAAGCAATGTGGCGAGCGACAGGCGACTTGAACTCTTGGATCGACAAGATGACCCTGATAATGACCAACGAGGTGCGCGAGCACGGAACCATCAGAGACCCAAGCGGTATGAAATACGAAGGGAGCGCCTCCAAGCTTGCGAGCTACGTCCATGTACAGTGGTACTGGATGATTTACCCTggcatcttcttcctcaTTAGCCTTTATTACCTTGTCGGCACCATCGTCGCAAGCGCTCGGGACGGTGTTGTTGCGTGGAAGGGGGATTCATTGCCCATGCTTTTCAGCCACATAGATCCCCAGATCCTCGCCCTAGGCCCCGAGAAAATGAATCTACCCAAAGGCCTCGACGATTTGGGCAAAATTCAAGTCGCGCTTACGAGAAACGAGCAAGGGTTATGGACCTTCGAGCCTCAATCTACACGGCGGACGCAGGGCACCGACTGGGAGGACGATTTTGCTGCCTTTTTGGGTCTTGTCTGA
- a CDS encoding uncharacterized protein (COG:S~TransMembrane:3 (i79-97o117-144i183-200o)~EggNog:ENOG503PAGJ): MSTPISSPYLRPSAPLVDGQAFVRGPVVASMLKSQSLDGGEMEGPIGEPKEEEKPAYAYTESPRKRSIASDFRWWTDEYRCAVVCIAGLAVLSILLWHFDGKLAPDFGSGLQLDMVVIAIMTLVRVTLSSIVESCICQGAWIWFSKSHQVRTHRCAKLDDFKLFGKASCGLLGSLNLLWRLRGLHLSCIGAIIIIVTHSFETVSQQLFVYVQEPIVYMNEMNRPAPAPFRSDY; the protein is encoded by the exons ATGTCTACGCCAATTTCTTCCCCATACCTGCGACCATCAGCACCCCTGGTGGACGGTCAGGCCTTCGTTCGCGGTCCCGTCGTAGCGTCCATGCTGAAGTCACAATCTCtagacggcggcgagatggaggGACCTATCGGAGAGCCCAAAGAAGAGGAGAAACCTGCATATGCTTACACCGAATCACCACGGAAACGCTCCATTGCTTCCGACTTCAGATGGTGGACCGACGAGTACCGCTGTGCTGTCGTCTGCAtcgccgggctcgccgtTCTCTCAATCCTCCTGTGGCATTTCGACGGGAAGCTGGCTCCTGATTTCGGCTCCGGTTTGCAGCTCGACATGGTTGTCATAGCCATCATGACACTCGTAAGAGTAACTCTGAGCAGCATTGTCGAGTCTTGCATTTGCCAAGGTGCCTGGATCTGGTTCTCAAAGTCCCACCAGGTGCGGACACATCGCTGCGCTAAGCTAGACGACTTTAAGCTCTTTGGTAAAGCCTCTTGTGGGCTTTTGGGAAGCCTAAACTTGCTCTGGAGGCTCCGTGGCCT GCACTTGTCGTGTATCGGAGCCATTATCATCATCGTAACGCATAGCTTCGAAACAGTCTCCCAACAGCTGTTTGTCTACGTTCAGGAACCCATCGTGTACATGAATGAGATGAACAGGCCAGCGCCCGCTCCTTTCCGAAGCGACTATTAG
- a CDS encoding uncharacterized protein (EggNog:ENOG503NWGH~COG:S~BUSCO:EOG09262A6N): protein MADFGEYPPNMAPQDALVVRQQTEQEHTVVPYTADNLSKPNLGPANPFREDASKQKRKNVLTGHAEETFLSEHTFRTKHRAVERRGGPEREYQSNAQARTEAARIRAARERKGNAAVAEGPGAYVGPWAKYSTDKFDVVGSDEELASDDEYEEVEEEEEEEDVVESGTVVLPPTASIARRKEVEERGEETTKFHGSEQYDYQGRTYMHVPQDLDVDLRKDVGSVTNYIPKKQIHTWRGHSAAVTALRFFPASGHLLLSSGADATIKIWDVYHQRELLRSYSGHSKAVSDICFNASGTQFLSSSYDRMMKLWDTETGKCISKFSTGKTPHVVKFNPDPEHANEFLAGMSDKKIVQFDTRTPNEVVQEYDHHLAAINTITFVDGNRRFMTTSDDKSLRAWDYNIPVPIKYIAEPDMYPMTNAAAHPSGKYVAYQSSDNQILVYGANDKFRQNRKKSYRGHNNAGLAIDLDCSPDGQFLASGDSAGFVCFWDWKTCKMYHKLKAGNQALTCVKWHPQETSKVATAGLDGDIRYWD from the coding sequence ATGGCAGATTTTGGGGAATATCCGCCAAATATGGCGCCTCAGGACGCGCTTGTTGTACGGCAACAAACAGAGCAAGAGCACACCGTCGTGCCATATACTGCCGACAACCTTTCCAAGCCCAACTTAGGCCCGGCTAATCCCTTTAGAGAGGATGCGAGCAAGCAGAAGCGGAAGAATGTCTTGACGGGCCACGCGGAAGAGACGTTTCTAAGTGAGCACACTTTCCGAACCAAACATCGCGCCGTCgagaggcgaggaggcccgGAGAGAGAATACCAGAGCAACGCCCAGGCGAGGACCGAGGCTGCGCGCAtacgagctgctcgagagcGGAAAGGAAATGCTGCAGTGGCGGAGGGCCCCGGTGCCTACGTCGGTCCCTGGGCCAAGTATTCGACAGACAAGTTCGACGTGGTCGGAAGCGATGAGGAACTGGCGAGCGATGACGAATACGAAGaagtcgaggaagaagaagaggaggaggatgtcgTGGAGAGCGGGACGGTTGTTCTACCTCCGACAGCATCGATCGCTCGCCGAAAAGAGGTTGAGGAGCGAGGCGAAGAAACGACCAAATTCCACGGCTCCGAACAGTACGACTATCAGGGTAGGACGTACATGCATGTTCCCCAAGACCTCGATGTCGATTTACGCAAGGATGTCGGCAGCGTCACCAATTACATCCCCAAGAAGCAAATTCATACGTGGAGGGGCCATTCCGCAGCTGTCACGGCATTGCGTTTCTTCCCGGCATCTGGGCACCTGCTACTGTCATCGGGCGCCGATGCTACGATCAAGATATGGGATGTCTACCATCAAAGGGAGCTGCTGCGATCATACTCCGGCCATTCTAAGGCGGTTTCGGACATTTGCTTCAACGCTTCTGGCACGCAGTTTCTTTCGTCCTCGTACGATAGGATGATGAAGCTTTGGGACACGGAGACTGGCAAATGCATCAGCAAATTCTCGACGGGCAAGACGCCCCATGTCGTCAAATTCAACCCGGACCCAGAGCACGCGAACGAGTTCCTAGCAGGTATGTCGGACAAGAAGATTGTACAATTTGACACGCGCACTCCGAACGAAGTCGTCCAAGAGTACGATCACCACCTCGCtgccatcaacaccatcacTTTCGTTGATGGGAATCGCCGTTTCATGACAACATCCGATGATAAATCGCTTCGCGCATGGGACTATAACATTCCAGTACCCATCAAATATATTGCCGAGCCCGACATGTACCCGATGACAAACGCAGCGGCTCACCCGAGTGGCAAGTATGTCGCCTATCAGAGCTCGGACAATCAGATATTGGTGTacggcgccaacgacaaATTCCGCCAAAATCGGAAGAAAAGCTACCGCGGTCACAACAATGCTGGCCTGGCCATTGACCTTGACTGCAGTCCAGACGGACAGTTTCTGGCATCAGGGGACTCGGCGGGTTTCGTGTGCTTTTGGGACTGGAAGACTTGCAAGATGTACCACAAGTTGAAGGCGGGCAACCAGGCCTTGACGTGCGTCAAGTGGCACCCCCAGGAGACTAGCAAGGTGGCCACCGCGGGACTGGACGGCGACATTCGTTATTGGGACTAA
- the ERV14 gene encoding COPII-coated vesicle protein (COG:O~COG:T~COG:U~TransMembrane:3 (o6-30i51-73o115-134i)~EggNog:ENOG503P1X6) has product MMSGEAWLFLLAVLINAVNLFLQVFFTIMYSDLECDYINPIELCNRLNAYIIPEAAVHGFLTFLFLINGYWLALVLNLPLLAWNAKKIVENTHLLDATEIFRKLNVHKKESFAKLGFHLVMFFFYLYSMIVALIRDESS; this is encoded by the exons ATGATGTCCGGCGAAGCATGGCTTTTCCTGCTGGCTGTGTTGATCAACGCGGTCAACCTGTTCCTACAGGTCTTCTTCACCATCATGTACAGCGACTTGGAATG TGACTACATCAATCCGATCGAGCTTTGCAACCGCCTCAACGCCTACATCATCCCCGAAGCGGCCGTTCATGGCTTCCTTACATTTCTTTTCCTCATTAACGGCTACTGGCTGGCTCTTGTCCTCAACCTGCCGCTACTTGCCTGGAATGCGAAGAA GATCGTCGAGAACACGCATCTCTTGGATGCGACCGAGATCTTCCGCAAGCTCAATGTCCACAAGAAG GAATCCTTTGCGAAGCTTGGCTTTCATCTTGTCATGTTCTTTTTTTACCTCTACAGCATGATTGTTGCCCTGATTCGGGACGAGTCGTCCTAA
- the fma1 gene encoding Methionyl aminopeptidase (MEROPS:MER0001342~COG:E~EggNog:ENOG503NUS5), with the protein MTSEPPTKKKCLSADCENEAGSLQCPTCLKLGVKDSFFCSQECFKKNWSHHRGMHKSQTTGLYNPFPSFPFSGPLRPVYPLSEHRTLPKTIPHPVWWQDGNPRYSRNLATRNKIEILDAAGQAAMRKSCRLAREVLDIAAAAAKPGVTTDYIDEVVHKACIERNSYPSPLNYNHFPKSCCTSVNEVICHGIPDQRVLLDGDILNIDISLYHEGYHADLNETYYIGDKARADPENVRVVEAARECLEEAIKAVKPGVLIREFGNIIEKHAKKKDCSVIRTYCGHGINKLFHCAPNVPHYAKNKAVGECKPGMTFTIEPMIALGKYRDITWPDNWTSTTIDGKRTAQFEHTLLVTEDGVEILTARQPDSPGGPIAISALGDGDGGNGVSA; encoded by the exons ATGACTTCCGAACCACCCACGAAAAAAAAATGCTTGAGCGCCGACTGTGAGAACGAGGCCGGGTCCTTGCAATGCCCTACCTGCCTGAAACTCGGCGTCAAGGACAGCTTCTTCTGCTCACAGGAATGCTTCAAGAAGAACTGG AGTCACCACCGGGGCATGCACAAGTCACAGA CTACCGGACTCTATAACCCATTCCCGAGCTTCCCCTTTTCGGGACCCCTGCGACCTGTTTATCCGCTGTCGGAGCATCGAACCTTGCCCAAGACGATCCCCCATCCCGTCTGGTGGCAAGATGGCAACCCGAGATACAGCCGCAATCTGGCCACCCGCAATAAGATCGAGATCTTAGACGCGGCCGGGCAAGCAGCCATGCGCAAGAGCTGTCGACTTGCTCGAGAAGTCCTCGAcattgccgctgccgccgcaaagCCTGGGGTCACCACCGATTACATCGATGAGGTGGTCCACAAAGCATGCATCGAGAGAAAT TCTTATCCATCGCCTTTGAACTACAACCACTTCCCCAAGTCTTGTTGCACCTCGGTAAATGAAGTCATTTGTCACGGCATTCCCGACCAGCGCGTCTTGCTCGACGGTGACATCCTCAACATCGACATATCCCTTTATCACGAGGGCTACCACGCCGATCTCAACGAGACATACTACAtcggcgacaaggccagAGCTGATCCGGAGAACGTGCGTGTAGTGGAGGCAGCCCGGGAATGCCTTGAAGAGGCGATCAAGGCGGTAAAGCCCGGTGTCCTCATACGCGAGTTCGGCAACATCATTGAGAAGCacgccaagaagaaggactgCAGTGTTATTCGCACCTACTGCGGTCACGGTATCAACAAGCTCTTCCATTGTGCACCCAATGTGCCTCATTACGCGAAGAATAAGGCCGTCGGTGAGTGCAAGCCTGGTATGACTTTCACGATCGAGCCCATGATCGCTCTTGGCAAGTACCGCGACATCACTTGGCCGGACAACTGGACCAGCACCACCATTGACGGCAAGCGGACGGCGCAATTCG AGCATACTCTTCTTGTTACGGAAGACGGTGTCGAGATTTTGACGGCGCGGCAGCCAGACTCTCCCGGCGGCCCTATAGCAATCTCTGCGTtaggtgacggtgacggtggcaATGGCGTATCAGCGTAG
- the BNA4 gene encoding Kynurenine 3-monooxygenase (EggNog:ENOG503NUXH~TransMembrane:1 (o465-486i)~COG:Q), which produces MPSPQKTVIVGAGPVGSLAALYAAQRGHDVEVYELRPDLRNPGIIPLNFTKSINLAVSERGINAMRLAGHPTLLETVMDGTIPMRGRMVHGKGPTGALYEHSQDYDVKGRAIYAIDRSGLNSRLLDVLDCMPNVKLFFNHKLTGADFRSCRAWFEAKDTAATPNGRPGEIEIGFDLMIGADGAHSAVRYHLMKFSRMDYQQEYIDTLWCEFHLGPRHTGPKDGPWAKFQISPNHLHIWPGKDFMFIAIPSEDGAFTCTLFLPSKQFGELEGNPSSLPAFFDRHFPGVTDLIPSESLISSFQENPHLPLISLKCRPYHHGSSGVIIGDAAHAMVPFYGQGMNAGMEDVRILFSILDKHAEVYGNDPDEEPATRATSMSALQRSLALAEYSTVRAPDAHAINSLALQNYVEMRSSVLSKRYRLRKFFEECLSVYFPDFGWQTKYARVSFSNEGYAAIVQQSEHQGQILMEGFLALLASPVVIISAYYLHKYRRFIFSAAINSCTWH; this is translated from the exons ATGCCTTCACCGCAAAAGACTGTGATTGTTGGCGCCGGCCCAGTCGGCTCGCTAGCCGCCCTGTACGCCGCACAGAGAGgccacgacgtcgaggtgTACGAGCTGCGGCCCG ATTTGCGGAATCCTGGCATTATTCCGCTCAACTTCACAAAGTCTATAAACCTAGCCGTATCTGAGCGCGGCATCAACGCCATGAGGCTGGCCGGCCACCCTACCCTGCTCGAGACGGTCATGGATGGCACGATTCCCATGCGCGGCCGCATGGTTCACGGCAAAGGCCCCACGGGAGCACTGTACGAGCATTCCCAGGACTACGATGTCAAGGGTCGC GCCATCTACGCCATTGATCGGTCTGGCCTCAACTCACGCCTGCTTGACGTGCTCGACTGCATGCCCAACGTCAAGCTCTTCTTCAATCACAAGCTCACCGGCGCTGACTTCCGCTCCTGCCGCGCCTGGttcgaggccaaggacacGGCCGCAACGCCCAACGGCCGGCCAGGGGAGATCGAGATTGGTTTCGACCTCATGATTGGCGCCGACGGTGCGCACTCGGCTGTGCGCTACCACCTGATGAAGTTCTCCCGCATGGACTACCAGCAGGAATACATCGACACGCTGTGGTGCGAGTTTCATCTCGGCCCGCGGCACACCGGCCCCAAGGATGGCCCCTGGGCCAAGTTCCAGATCTCCCCAAACCATTTACACATATGGCCCGGCAAGGACTTCATGTTTATTGCCATTCCTAGCGAG GATGGGGCATTCACCTGCACTCTCTTTCTACCCAGCAAGCAATTTGGCGAATTGGAGGGCAACCCCTCCAGCTTGCCCGCCTTCTTCGACCGCCACTTCCCCGGTGTTACCGACTTGATTCCCAGCGAGAGCCTAATCTCGTCCTTCCAGGAGAACCCTCATCTCCCTCTCATCAGCCTCAAGTGCAGGCCATACCACCACGGGTCTTCGGGCGTCATCATTGGTGATGCGGCCCACGCCATGGTGCCCTTTTACGGTCAGGGGATGAATGCCGGCATGGAGGACGTGCGCATCCTCTTCTCCATTCTCGACAAGCACGCCGAGGTGTACGGGAACGATCCCGATGAGGAGCCGGCCACTCGGGCCACTTCCATGTCCGCTCTTCAGCGGTCTCTGGCTTTGGCCGAATACTCGACTGTGCGAGCGCCCGATGCCCACGCTATCAACAGCCTAGCCTTGCAGAATTATGTCGAGATGCGGTCGTCAGTATTGTCTAAGCGCTATCGGCTGCGCAAATTCTTTGAGGAGTGTTTGAGCGTTTACTTCCCTGACTTTGGCTGGCAGACTAAGTATGCCCGAGTCAGCTTTAGCAACGAGGGCTATGCAGCAATTGTTCAGCAGAGCGAGCATCAGGGACAGATCTTGATGGAAGGCTTTCTGGCATTGCTTGCCAGCCCCGTTGTTATCATAAGCGCCTATTATCTGCACAAGTATCGCAGGTTTATCTTCTCTGCCGCTATCAACTCATGTACTTGGCATTAG
- the BNA4 gene encoding Kynurenine 3-monooxygenase (EggNog:ENOG503NUXH~TransMembrane:1 (o335-356i)~COG:Q), with protein MPNVKLFFNHKLTGADFRSCRAWFEAKDTAATPNGRPGEIEIGFDLMIGADGAHSAVRYHLMKFSRMDYQQEYIDTLWCEFHLGPRHTGPKDGPWAKFQISPNHLHIWPGKDFMFIAIPSEDGAFTCTLFLPSKQFGELEGNPSSLPAFFDRHFPGVTDLIPSESLISSFQENPHLPLISLKCRPYHHGSSGVIIGDAAHAMVPFYGQGMNAGMEDVRILFSILDKHAEVYGNDPDEEPATRATSMSALQRSLALAEYSTVRAPDAHAINSLALQNYVEMRSSVLSKRYRLRKFFEECLSVYFPDFGWQTKYARVSFSNEGYAAIVQQSEHQGQILMEGFLALLASPVVIISAYYLHKYRRFIFSAAINSCTWH; from the exons ATGCCCAACGTCAAGCTCTTCTTCAATCACAAGCTCACCGGCGCTGACTTCCGCTCCTGCCGCGCCTGGttcgaggccaaggacacGGCCGCAACGCCCAACGGCCGGCCAGGGGAGATCGAGATTGGTTTCGACCTCATGATTGGCGCCGACGGTGCGCACTCGGCTGTGCGCTACCACCTGATGAAGTTCTCCCGCATGGACTACCAGCAGGAATACATCGACACGCTGTGGTGCGAGTTTCATCTCGGCCCGCGGCACACCGGCCCCAAGGATGGCCCCTGGGCCAAGTTCCAGATCTCCCCAAACCATTTACACATATGGCCCGGCAAGGACTTCATGTTTATTGCCATTCCTAGCGAG GATGGGGCATTCACCTGCACTCTCTTTCTACCCAGCAAGCAATTTGGCGAATTGGAGGGCAACCCCTCCAGCTTGCCCGCCTTCTTCGACCGCCACTTCCCCGGTGTTACCGACTTGATTCCCAGCGAGAGCCTAATCTCGTCCTTCCAGGAGAACCCTCATCTCCCTCTCATCAGCCTCAAGTGCAGGCCATACCACCACGGGTCTTCGGGCGTCATCATTGGTGATGCGGCCCACGCCATGGTGCCCTTTTACGGTCAGGGGATGAATGCCGGCATGGAGGACGTGCGCATCCTCTTCTCCATTCTCGACAAGCACGCCGAGGTGTACGGGAACGATCCCGATGAGGAGCCGGCCACTCGGGCCACTTCCATGTCCGCTCTTCAGCGGTCTCTGGCTTTGGCCGAATACTCGACTGTGCGAGCGCCCGATGCCCACGCTATCAACAGCCTAGCCTTGCAGAATTATGTCGAGATGCGGTCGTCAGTATTGTCTAAGCGCTATCGGCTGCGCAAATTCTTTGAGGAGTGTTTGAGCGTTTACTTCCCTGACTTTGGCTGGCAGACTAAGTATGCCCGAGTCAGCTTTAGCAACGAGGGCTATGCAGCAATTGTTCAGCAGAGCGAGCATCAGGGACAGATCTTGATGGAAGGCTTTCTGGCATTGCTTGCCAGCCCCGTTGTTATCATAAGCGCCTATTATCTGCACAAGTATCGCAGGTTTATCTTCTCTGCCGCTATCAACTCATGTACTTGGCATTAG
- a CDS encoding uncharacterized protein (BUSCO:EOG092650I8~EggNog:ENOG503P1ZM~COG:J): MPSILNIAHMCSHLQNASKARLGVTSIQNTKYNLHLALAMHRSGFFSAVYRAGPHPPTMEQMVSGAPEIVTSANVAKMRLWLGLKYWDGKPVLSKAHVISKPSRLMTADIRELARLTRGFPAKLKGGVVPGLNLGECMFVATSRGILEAREALARKVGGLLICRAS; encoded by the coding sequence atgccgtccATCCTCAACATCGCACACATGTGCTCCCACCTACAAAATGCATCAAAAGCTCGCCTTGGTGTCACATCGATTCAAAACACAAAATATAATCTGCATCTTGCGCTAGCCATGCACCGTTCTGGCTTCTTCTCTGCTGTCTACCGCGCTGGCCCGCATCCGCCCACCATGGAGCAAATGGTGTCCGGTGCACCAGAGATTGTAACGAGCGCGAACGTTGCAAAGATGCGGTTATGGCTGGGCCTCAAGTACTGGGACGGGAAACCGGTCCTATCAAAGGCACATGTTATCAGCAAGCCATCTCGTCTCATGACGGCTGACATTCGGGAACTTGCTCGACTCACGAGGGGCTTCCCGGCGaagctcaagggcggcgtAGTGCCGGGCCTGAACTTGGGCGAATGCATGTTTGTAGCAACTTCACGAGGCATTCTAGAGGCTCGagaggcgctggcgaggaAAGTTGGCGGACTACTGATCTGCCGCGCATCGTGA
- a CDS encoding uncharacterized protein (EggNog:ENOG503P4WS): MQQSAMAPDDYFQASGDPGTTRDANHHKRAEVDSPAASSAGAEPPTKLNSGSSHRMQSTSTNVPPDSAPNAQRVPDAQSKIPPTTAKVPLKASSGSLNKNSKLPATKTKSSSVLKTAGSIPAPTLAAKAAEKQGHELDPSSSKRGLATARSHTRSSTAAGRAQALKLGGQGDTGFVKPKSKSPTKPVNISSSLIAPTASSASRGGNSRQSLSRQSSSPQNGGASVQHSARASLPAITSTHLGKLPVSAIGRPRPSVGPPPGRSSQVDPNVAKRPSHVDEGFLARMTRPTQASSYKTARKSPSSPPRRLKPRQAATANVVGQATSHGQANQDQARVTKNVATNSLSTAPSSSAADVKTQSASQIAAGQYIQDNDSSPVEVCHPAVAVADPAPAEHVSPIIQSGTADPNTAAFQEVTEPASVLERSSDVEVAREETVERDDIEVMLPETTEAGSELSVVVGPSPDSTQALVADLPTSNADDVSVPKVMATQAAGTLCVQAKNDMASPPPSKSPTLTESATRTEPNLDGEVGDNSTVGELPNEGAESPADAIAAGTGNIKQSVEA, encoded by the coding sequence ATGCAACAGTCTGCAATGGCTCCGGATGATTACTTCCAGGCTTCTGGTGACCCTGGAACCACCCGTGATGCCAATCATCACAAGCGTGCTGAAGTCGATAGCCCTGCTGCCTCATCCGCCGGGGCTGAGCCTCCTACGAAGCTCAACTCTGGGAGCAGTCATCGCATGCAGAGCACCTCCACAAACGTCCCGCCGGACTCCGCTCCAAATGCACAAAGGGTTCCCGATGCACAATCAAAGATTCCCCCAACGACCGCAAAGGTCCCCCTCAAGGCGAGTTCTGGCTCACTCAACAAGAACTCCAAGCTACCAGCAACGAAGACCAAGTCTTCATCAGTGCTCAAAACAGCTGGCAGCATACCCGCTCCTACATTAGCTGCGAAAGCCGCCGAAAAACAAGGGCATGAACTTGACCCCTCCTCATCGAAACGGGGCTTGGCCACAGCACGGTCGCATACACGAtcgtccaccgccgccggcagagCTCAAGCCCTGAAATtgggcggccaaggcgatACTGGTTTCGTCAAACCCAAGTCGAAATCCCCGACAAAGCCGGTGAACATTTCATCCTCCCTGATAGCGCCAACCGCCTCTTCTGCCTCACGTGGTGGTAACTCAAGACAGTCTCTGTCCCGACAATCCAGCAGCCCCCAAAACGGTGGAGCTTCCGTTCAACACTCTGCACGAGCGAGTTTGCCGGCAATTACGTCCACCCACCTGGGGAAGCTACCCGTGTCTGCAATTGGCCGTCCCAGACCAAGTGTTGGCCCTCCACCGGGCAGGTCATCGCAAGTGGACCCAAACGTTGCAAAACGACCTAGCCATGTCGATGAGGGATTCCTTGCGCGAATGACCCGGCCAACACAGGCATCCTCGTACAAGACGGCGCGAAAGAGCCCCTCGTCACCTCCAAGGAGGCTCAAGCCGAGGCAAGCCGCCACCGCGAATGTTGTTGGGCAAGCTACCTCCCATGGACAGGCCAATCAAGACCAGGCAAGAGTGACAAAGAACGTGGCCACAAACTCGCTATCGACAGCGCCATCCTCATCTGCAGCCGATGTAAAGACACAATCTGCATCCCAGATAGCTGCTGGTCAATACATCCAGGATAACGACAGTTCTCCAGTTGAAGTGTGCCACCCTGCGGTAGCGGTGGCGGATCCAGCACCCGCAGAACATGTCTCACCAATCATCCAATCTGGAACGGCAGACCCCAACACCGCTGCCTTTCAGGAGGTGACCGAGCCAGCGAGTGTGCTTGAAAGGTCGAGTGATGTCGAGGTCGCCCGAGAGGAGACTGTTGAGCGCGACGATATCGAAGTTATGCTTCCCGAGACGACTGAAGCTGGGTCCGAGTTATCTGTAGTAGTTGGGCCGTCGCCAGACTCGACTCAGGCACTCGTTGCCGACCTACCGACAAGCAACGCAGATGATGTGAGCGTGCCCAAAGTCATGGCCACCCAGGCAGCAGGTACCTTATGTGTACAGGCGAAGAACGATATggcatcgccaccgccttcGAAGTCGCCAACTCTGACAGAGTCAGCTACGCGTACAGAGCCGAATCTTGACGGGGAGGTAGGAGACAACTCCACTGTAGGAGAGCTGCCCAACGAAGGTGCAGAATCTCCTGCGGATGCTATTGCAGCTGGCACAGGAAATATCAAGCAGTCTGTTGAGGCGTAG